Proteins from a genomic interval of Kitasatospora herbaricolor:
- a CDS encoding DUF742 domain-containing protein: MSGDRRLKGLVRPYVVTDGRSHPSRNTFDLVTLVSAMPDRPLAGLSPERRRIVELCLLGALSVAEVAGHLRLPVSVTKVLLGDLVDSGHIMTRAAVPRTPQPDSQLLREVLHGLRARL, encoded by the coding sequence ATGAGCGGCGACCGGCGGCTCAAGGGCCTGGTCCGGCCGTACGTGGTGACCGACGGCAGGTCCCACCCCAGCCGCAACACCTTCGACCTGGTCACGCTGGTCAGCGCGATGCCGGACCGGCCGCTCGCCGGGCTCAGCCCGGAGCGCCGCCGGATCGTCGAACTCTGCCTGCTCGGCGCGCTGTCGGTGGCCGAGGTGGCCGGCCACCTGCGCCTGCCGGTGAGCGTCACCAAGGTGCTGCTCGGCGACCTCGTCGACAGCGGCCACATCATGACCCGGGCTGCCGTGCCGCGCACCCCGCAACCCGATTCCCAGCTCCTGCGGGAGGTACTGCATGGCCTCCGGGCCCGCCTCTGA
- a CDS encoding cupin, translating to MDDLVQLADEQAAKAAASAHGRSAHLLVHDGVLRQTVIALTAGTALDEHNAPSAASLQVLRGRVSLTIAGRRLELSTGQLHPIPQERHGLLAHVDSVVLLTAVTN from the coding sequence ATGGACGATCTCGTACAGCTCGCCGACGAACAGGCCGCCAAGGCCGCCGCCAGCGCGCACGGCCGCAGCGCCCACCTGCTGGTCCACGACGGGGTGCTGCGCCAGACGGTGATCGCGCTCACCGCCGGCACCGCCCTGGACGAGCACAACGCGCCGAGCGCCGCGAGCCTGCAGGTGCTGCGCGGCCGGGTGTCGCTGACCATCGCGGGCCGGCGGCTGGAGCTGTCCACCGGCCAGCTGCACCCGATCCCGCAGGAGCGGCACGGGCTGCTGGCGCACGTGGACTCGGTCGTCCTGCTGACCGCCGTCACCAACTGA
- a CDS encoding GTP-binding protein has protein sequence MASGPASDIYLAPSVRTAVKLLVVGHFAVGKTTFVGTLSEIPPLRTEERMTQAGALVDDLAGVHGKDTTTVALDFGRLTLSESLVLYLFGAPGQQRFTPLWRDMAYGALGALVLTDTRRLEQSFAVMDLLEEHGLPYAVAVNRFDGAPEFAEEELREALDLLPDTPLVSCDARDTGSATRALVTLVEYLSARVEDPTELEPA, from the coding sequence ATGGCCTCCGGGCCCGCCTCTGACATCTACCTGGCCCCGAGCGTGCGGACCGCCGTCAAGCTGCTGGTCGTCGGGCACTTCGCGGTCGGCAAGACCACCTTCGTCGGCACCCTCTCCGAGATCCCGCCGCTGCGGACCGAGGAGCGGATGACCCAGGCCGGCGCGCTGGTCGACGACCTGGCCGGCGTGCACGGCAAGGACACCACCACCGTCGCCCTCGACTTCGGCCGGCTCACCCTCAGCGAGAGCCTGGTGCTCTACCTGTTCGGCGCGCCCGGGCAGCAGCGCTTCACCCCGCTCTGGCGGGACATGGCCTACGGGGCGCTCGGCGCGCTGGTGCTCACCGACACCCGCCGGCTGGAGCAGTCCTTCGCCGTGATGGACCTGCTGGAGGAGCACGGCCTGCCGTACGCCGTCGCCGTCAACCGCTTCGACGGGGCGCCGGAGTTCGCCGAGGAGGAGCTGCGCGAGGCGCTCGACCTGCTCCCCGACACCCCCCTGGTCAGCTGCGACGCGCGGGACACCGGCTCGGCGACCCGCGCCCTGGTGACGCTCGTCGAGTACCTGTCCGCCCGCGTCGAGGACCCCACCGAACTGGAGCCCGCGTGA
- a CDS encoding roadblock/LC7 domain-containing protein: protein MNSPLNNHLDNELGWMLDDVLLVPEARHAILLSADGLLRAHSRGITRDEADRQAAALSGLQSISRSTSGFAGREGTPWRQTLIEFADGYVFLVAAGPGAYLAVSASETVDMEAVSYRMQKLVDRLGKELTSPPRHDAALRT from the coding sequence ATGAACAGCCCGCTCAACAACCACCTGGACAACGAACTCGGGTGGATGCTCGACGACGTCCTGCTGGTGCCCGAGGCACGGCACGCCATCCTGCTCTCCGCCGACGGCCTCCTGCGCGCGCACTCCCGCGGGATCACCCGCGACGAGGCCGACCGGCAGGCCGCCGCCCTCTCCGGCCTCCAGTCGATCAGCCGATCCACCTCCGGGTTCGCCGGCCGCGAGGGCACCCCGTGGCGGCAGACCCTGATCGAGTTCGCCGACGGCTACGTCTTCCTGGTGGCCGCCGGCCCGGGCGCCTACCTGGCGGTGTCCGCGAGCGAGACGGTGGACATGGAGGCGGTCAGCTACCGGATGCAGAAGCTGGTCGACCGGCTGGGCAAGGAGCTCACCAGCCCGCCGCGCCACGACGCCGCCCTGCGGACATGA
- a CDS encoding cytochrome P450, whose product MTHPAPPPGCPAHNADGAPAAFGFPLYDKEFATDPDAVYAHLRQYGAAAPVELYPGVRATLVTSYAAALDVLRTPETFSKDPRRWKDLNRGVIAPDSPALPMMAYRPNALFTDGEDHARLRGAINDSLEQVDPVALRGYVERSADVLIDRFAALGEADLVRDYARTLPLLVFNELFGSPAEFGDRLVAGMSGIFDGVDAERANQELTACLLELVALKRSRPGPDITSWLMSHPSRLTDEEMLHQLVLLMGAGTEPQLNLITNALRLLLSDDRFAGSLAGGSLPVDDALDEVLWTDPPMANYAVHFPVRDAELGGVRLPAGDPVVISFSAANNDPTLAAEHRTGNRAHLAWSAGPHTCPAQSPARLIATVAVEKLLDRLPDLELGVPADELPWRPGPFHRALAALPVRFPPVQPAPAAAPGRTAAPRHAAQQQAGPQYGAAQFGAPQQSAPGYPAPQQAGPDATDAYRAAPSAAAPPSAAASTAAPRTAAPGRPAETTGETSWQPLQPLPPLPAPTPSTPPAATSTARPPASTGTGRSRRWNSLVGWLRGR is encoded by the coding sequence GTGACCCACCCCGCCCCGCCCCCGGGCTGCCCGGCGCACAACGCCGACGGCGCCCCCGCGGCCTTCGGATTCCCGCTGTACGACAAGGAGTTCGCCACCGACCCGGATGCCGTCTACGCGCACCTGCGGCAGTACGGAGCGGCCGCCCCGGTCGAGCTGTACCCGGGGGTGCGGGCCACCCTGGTCACCTCGTACGCGGCCGCCCTGGACGTGCTGCGCACCCCGGAGACCTTCTCCAAGGACCCCCGCCGCTGGAAGGACCTCAACCGCGGGGTGATCGCGCCGGACAGTCCGGCGCTGCCGATGATGGCCTACCGCCCGAACGCCCTGTTCACGGACGGCGAGGACCACGCCCGGCTGCGCGGCGCCATCAACGACAGCCTGGAGCAGGTCGACCCGGTCGCGCTGCGCGGGTACGTGGAGCGCAGCGCCGACGTCCTGATCGACCGCTTCGCCGCCCTCGGCGAGGCCGACCTGGTCCGCGACTACGCGCGCACCCTGCCGCTCCTGGTGTTCAACGAACTCTTCGGCTCCCCGGCCGAGTTCGGCGACCGCCTGGTGGCCGGGATGTCCGGGATCTTCGACGGGGTCGACGCCGAGCGAGCCAACCAGGAGCTCACCGCCTGCCTGCTGGAGCTGGTGGCGCTGAAGCGCTCCCGGCCCGGGCCCGACATCACCTCCTGGCTGATGTCCCACCCGTCCCGGCTGACCGACGAGGAGATGCTGCACCAGCTGGTGCTGCTGATGGGCGCCGGCACCGAGCCGCAGCTCAACCTGATCACCAACGCGCTGCGGCTGCTGCTCTCCGACGACCGCTTCGCGGGCAGTCTGGCGGGCGGCAGCCTGCCGGTCGACGACGCGCTCGACGAGGTGCTCTGGACCGACCCGCCGATGGCCAACTACGCCGTGCACTTCCCGGTCCGGGACGCCGAGCTCGGCGGGGTGCGGCTGCCCGCGGGCGATCCGGTGGTGATCAGCTTCTCGGCCGCCAACAACGATCCGACGCTGGCCGCCGAGCACCGCACCGGCAACCGGGCGCACCTGGCCTGGAGCGCGGGTCCGCACACCTGCCCGGCGCAGAGCCCGGCCCGGCTGATCGCCACCGTCGCGGTCGAGAAGCTGCTGGACCGCCTGCCGGACCTTGAACTCGGCGTCCCGGCGGACGAACTGCCGTGGCGACCGGGGCCGTTCCACCGCGCGCTGGCCGCCCTGCCGGTGCGCTTCCCGCCGGTCCAGCCGGCTCCGGCCGCCGCGCCGGGCCGCACCGCCGCGCCGCGGCACGCCGCCCAGCAGCAGGCCGGACCGCAGTACGGCGCGGCGCAGTTCGGCGCTCCGCAGCAGTCCGCACCGGGGTACCCGGCCCCGCAGCAGGCCGGGCCGGACGCCACCGACGCCTACCGCGCCGCTCCCTCCGCCGCGGCGCCGCCGAGCGCCGCGGCCAGCACGGCCGCACCGCGCACCGCCGCCCCCGGACGCCCCGCCGAGACCACTGGAGAGACCTCATGGCAGCCCCTTCAGCCGCTTCCGCCGCTTCCTGCCCCTACGCCCTCGACCCCACCGGCAGCGACATCCACGGCGAGGCCGCCCGCGTCCACCGGGACGGGCCGGTCGCGCAGGTGGAACTCCCTGGTGGGGTGGTTGCGTGGTCGGTAG
- a CDS encoding TetR/AcrR family transcriptional regulator: protein MGNREDLLAGAKRCLYEKGYGRTTARDIASASGVSLAAIGYHFGSKESLLNLALIEAVGEWGGALAGAVARADGGTDDPEERFVAVWDGVLETFAEHRGLWAAQFEAIAQVEHAPELKEQLAAVQKEGRLGLAALFQGLPEVVDNETELARGMFYQALLAGLAAQWLAAPELAPSGRDVLRGLRLVGDGVPRAVTA from the coding sequence ATGGGAAATCGAGAAGACCTGCTGGCCGGGGCCAAGCGCTGCCTGTACGAGAAGGGCTACGGGCGCACGACCGCCCGGGACATCGCCTCCGCCTCGGGGGTCAGCCTGGCGGCCATCGGCTACCACTTCGGCTCCAAGGAGTCGCTGCTCAACCTGGCGCTGATCGAGGCCGTCGGTGAGTGGGGCGGCGCGCTGGCCGGCGCGGTGGCGCGGGCGGACGGCGGCACCGACGACCCCGAGGAGCGGTTCGTCGCCGTCTGGGACGGCGTCCTGGAGACCTTCGCCGAACACCGCGGCCTGTGGGCCGCCCAGTTCGAGGCGATCGCCCAGGTCGAGCACGCCCCCGAACTGAAGGAGCAGCTCGCCGCCGTGCAGAAGGAGGGCCGGCTCGGGCTGGCCGCGCTCTTCCAGGGACTGCCCGAGGTGGTGGACAACGAGACCGAGCTGGCCCGGGGCATGTTCTACCAGGCCCTGCTCGCCGGGCTGGCGGCCCAGTGGCTGGCCGCGCCCGAGCTGGCCCCGAGCGGCCGGGACGTGCTGCGCGGACTGCGGCTGGTCGGGGACGGCGTTCCCCGGGCGGTCACGGCCTAG
- a CDS encoding MFS transporter, whose translation MTATHGLAGRREWIGLAVLLLPVLVLSMDMGVLFFAVPFISTSLAPSGTQQLWIMDMYSFLLAGFLITMGALGDRIGRRRLLMIGAAGFAGASLLAAWSGSADQLIAARAVLGITGATVMPSTLALIRNMFHDPKQRQTALAAWGGVLTGGATLGPVAGGLLLNHFWWGSAFLIAIPVMALVLVAAPFLLPEYRAPKAGSFDLLGAALSMAAILPVVYGVKTVAVDGWSLLPALALPAGLLVGTAFVLRQRTAAHPLIDLGLFRIRTFSGAITVNTIAMFAMMGFALFTSQYLQLVKGMSPLAASLWALAPSVGVGAAVGLAGALAGKVRPAHLMAGGFLIGAAGFGMMTLVGPDSPLALILVAAGVLAAGSVGTMTLTAEMVVAAAPPEQAGAASATSETAVELGSSLGIALLGAAGAAIYKSRLDGRLPAGLDGDAARAAHDTLGGAVSVAGQLPGRLGGDVLEVGRAAFTDGMHVAAMVGLVFLLGAAVAAHRLMRHLPVPAAPAGPAGQEQAEPAAV comes from the coding sequence ATGACCGCAACCCACGGCCTCGCCGGCCGCCGCGAATGGATCGGCCTCGCCGTCCTCCTGCTCCCCGTCCTCGTCCTGAGCATGGACATGGGCGTCCTCTTCTTCGCCGTCCCGTTCATCAGCACGAGCCTGGCGCCGAGCGGCACCCAGCAGCTGTGGATCATGGACATGTACTCCTTCCTGCTCGCCGGGTTCCTGATCACGATGGGCGCGCTGGGCGACCGGATCGGCCGCCGCCGGCTGCTGATGATCGGTGCCGCGGGCTTCGCCGGGGCCTCGCTGCTCGCCGCCTGGTCCGGCAGCGCGGACCAGCTGATCGCGGCCCGGGCCGTGCTCGGCATCACCGGGGCCACCGTGATGCCCTCGACCCTCGCGCTGATCCGCAACATGTTCCACGACCCGAAGCAGCGCCAGACGGCGCTCGCCGCCTGGGGCGGGGTGCTCACCGGGGGCGCCACCCTGGGGCCGGTGGCCGGCGGTCTGCTGCTGAACCACTTCTGGTGGGGGTCGGCCTTCCTGATCGCCATCCCCGTGATGGCCCTGGTGCTGGTCGCCGCGCCGTTCCTGCTCCCCGAGTACCGCGCGCCGAAGGCCGGCAGCTTCGACCTGCTCGGCGCGGCGCTCTCGATGGCGGCGATCCTGCCGGTCGTCTACGGCGTCAAGACCGTCGCGGTGGACGGCTGGAGCCTGCTGCCGGCCCTCGCCCTGCCGGCCGGACTGCTGGTCGGCACCGCCTTCGTCCTGCGCCAGCGCACCGCCGCCCACCCGCTCATCGACCTCGGCCTGTTCCGGATCCGCACCTTCAGCGGCGCGATCACCGTCAACACCATCGCGATGTTCGCGATGATGGGCTTCGCCCTCTTCACCTCGCAGTACCTGCAGCTGGTCAAGGGCATGAGCCCGCTGGCCGCCTCGCTCTGGGCACTGGCGCCGAGCGTCGGTGTCGGCGCGGCCGTCGGCCTGGCCGGCGCCCTGGCCGGCAAGGTCCGCCCGGCGCACCTGATGGCCGGCGGGTTCCTGATCGGCGCGGCCGGCTTCGGAATGATGACCCTGGTCGGCCCGGACTCCCCGCTCGCCCTGATCCTGGTCGCCGCCGGCGTGCTGGCCGCCGGCAGCGTCGGCACCATGACCCTCACCGCCGAGATGGTGGTCGCCGCCGCTCCGCCGGAGCAGGCCGGCGCCGCCTCCGCCACCTCCGAGACCGCGGTCGAGCTGGGCAGCTCGCTGGGCATCGCCCTGCTCGGCGCCGCCGGCGCCGCCATCTACAAGAGCCGGCTGGACGGCCGGCTGCCGGCCGGACTGGACGGCGACGCGGCGCGGGCCGCGCACGACACGCTGGGCGGGGCGGTCTCGGTGGCGGGGCAGCTGCCGGGCCGGCTCGGCGGCGACGTGCTGGAGGTCGGCCGGGCCGCCTTCACGGACGGCATGCACGTGGCCGCGATGGTCGGACTGGTCTTCCTGCTCGGCGCCGCAGTGGCGGCCCACCGCCTGATGCGGCACCTGCCGGTGCCGGCCGCACCCGCCGGGCCGGCCGGGCAGGAGCAGGCCGAGCCGGCCGCCGTCTGA
- a CDS encoding cytochrome P450 family protein, translating to MVAWSVGSQDLLKQLLTDPRVSKSARRHWTAFINGDIPADWPLNLWVAVENMFTAYGTEHRRLRKLVAAAFTARRTEAMRPRVERITRDLLDTLAAAPAGEPVDLREGYAYPVPIQVICELFGVPEEAHAGLRACVDGIFNTNATPEEAQANVVAIYGILTDLVALKRKEPGDDLTSVLLSVRDEDADGEGDAQLSESELVDTLLLLISAGHETTVNLLDNAIHLLLTHPEQLALVRAGRASWNDVVEEALRLRSPVANLPLRYAVEDIQAGDVLIRKGDAILAAYAAAGRDAAVHGADADVFDVTRAGKEHLAFGHGVHFCLGAPLARLEAAIALPGLFERFPDLALVEPAGELAPVESFISNGHLTLPVVLRPAAG from the coding sequence GTGGTTGCGTGGTCGGTAGGCAGCCAGGACCTGCTGAAGCAGCTGCTCACCGACCCGCGGGTCTCCAAGAGCGCCCGCCGGCACTGGACGGCGTTCATCAACGGTGACATCCCGGCGGACTGGCCGCTGAACCTCTGGGTCGCCGTGGAGAACATGTTCACCGCGTACGGCACCGAGCACCGCCGGCTGCGCAAGCTGGTCGCCGCCGCCTTCACCGCCCGACGCACCGAGGCGATGCGGCCCCGGGTCGAGCGGATCACCCGCGACCTGCTGGACACCCTGGCCGCCGCGCCCGCCGGGGAGCCGGTGGACCTGCGCGAGGGGTACGCGTACCCCGTCCCGATCCAGGTCATCTGCGAGCTGTTCGGCGTGCCCGAGGAGGCCCACGCGGGGCTGCGCGCGTGCGTGGACGGCATCTTCAACACCAACGCGACACCCGAGGAGGCGCAGGCCAACGTCGTCGCGATCTACGGCATCCTGACCGACCTGGTCGCGCTCAAGCGCAAGGAGCCGGGCGACGACCTCACCAGCGTGCTGCTCAGCGTGCGCGACGAGGACGCCGACGGCGAGGGCGACGCGCAGCTCAGCGAGAGCGAGCTGGTGGACACCCTGCTGCTGCTGATCAGCGCCGGTCACGAGACCACCGTCAACCTGCTCGACAACGCCATCCACCTGCTGCTCACCCACCCCGAGCAGCTGGCGCTCGTGCGGGCCGGCCGGGCCTCCTGGAACGACGTCGTCGAGGAGGCGCTGCGGCTGCGGTCGCCGGTGGCCAACCTGCCGCTGCGCTACGCGGTCGAGGACATCCAGGCCGGGGACGTGCTGATCCGCAAGGGTGACGCGATCCTGGCCGCGTACGCCGCCGCCGGCCGGGACGCGGCCGTGCACGGCGCCGACGCCGACGTCTTCGACGTGACCCGGGCCGGCAAGGAGCACCTGGCGTTCGGCCACGGGGTGCACTTCTGCCTCGGTGCGCCGCTGGCCCGGCTGGAGGCGGCGATCGCCCTGCCCGGACTGTTCGAGCGGTTCCCCGACCTCGCGCTCGTCGAGCCGGCCGGGGAGCTGGCGCCGGTTGAGTCGTTCATCTCGAACGGCCACCTCACCCTGCCCGTCGTGCTGCGGCCGGCCGCGGGGTAG
- the tatA gene encoding Sec-independent protein translocase subunit TatA, whose amino-acid sequence MLRNGLEPWHLLVVLAVIILLFGSKKLPEMARGLGKSMRILKAETKALREDDAPADAAASNATAASTASPAPEQPRPAAVTPSNVTTAAENTKSATGA is encoded by the coding sequence ATGCTGCGTAACGGTCTGGAGCCCTGGCACCTCCTGGTGGTGCTGGCTGTCATTATCCTGCTCTTCGGGTCGAAGAAGCTGCCCGAGATGGCCCGTGGGCTCGGCAAGTCGATGCGCATCCTCAAGGCGGAGACCAAGGCCCTGCGCGAGGACGACGCACCGGCCGACGCCGCCGCGTCGAACGCCACCGCCGCGTCCACCGCGTCGCCGGCGCCCGAGCAGCCGCGTCCGGCGGCCGTGACGCCGTCGAACGTCACCACGGCTGCCGAGAACACCAAGTCGGCCACCGGCGCCTGA
- a CDS encoding ATP-binding protein, protein MTPHIPDAVSWCLAVGAPAAAVLLLRQRRITGSLGERIGALEASVAARDEAAHRLASVQAPALAAAPHAAPHDLPPAADARLAGTAFAGHLHSVLEQFAGAAALARDRADQSAKTALKGAVRSLQGLANEQQLSISDMQDRHDDPDVLRDLLEIDHANSQFGRRAQAIAVLCGSWPGRQRRVSALSDVVRGAKSRIRDYRRVEVRTQHELAVVSRAVEPVVLAVAELLDNAARHSQPNTTVEVNLQPAHNGACVVIDDAGVGMDEREIRRAGQLLSGQRAVDVTQLGDPPQFGFAVIGVLAARYGFSVSVDTRSPYGGVRAVLFLPSALLTQPEPETESQPAAAALPAPAPAAPRTAAPAPAEAFPAAPLGQTVGGLPKRRRRHASPEQAAAVRPAADAPLGSEADWDAAWGRSAEDTARRMGAFARGTRAGRAATTDPEGTPQA, encoded by the coding sequence ATGACCCCACACATACCGGACGCCGTTTCATGGTGCCTGGCGGTCGGGGCGCCAGCCGCCGCCGTGCTGCTGCTGCGCCAGCGGCGGATCACCGGCTCGCTCGGCGAGCGGATCGGCGCTCTTGAGGCGTCCGTGGCCGCCAGGGACGAGGCCGCCCACCGGCTGGCCTCGGTGCAGGCACCGGCCCTCGCCGCCGCGCCGCACGCCGCTCCCCACGACCTCCCGCCGGCCGCCGACGCGAGACTCGCCGGGACGGCCTTCGCCGGCCACCTGCACAGCGTGCTGGAGCAGTTCGCCGGCGCCGCGGCCCTGGCCAGGGACCGCGCCGACCAGTCCGCGAAGACCGCGCTCAAGGGCGCGGTCCGCTCCCTCCAGGGGCTGGCCAACGAGCAGCAGCTCTCCATCTCCGACATGCAGGACCGCCACGACGACCCCGACGTGCTGCGCGACCTGCTGGAGATCGACCACGCCAACTCGCAGTTCGGCCGCCGCGCCCAGGCGATCGCCGTGCTCTGCGGCTCCTGGCCGGGCCGCCAGCGCCGGGTCTCCGCGCTCTCCGACGTGGTGCGCGGCGCGAAGTCGCGGATCCGCGACTACCGGCGGGTCGAGGTCCGGACGCAGCACGAACTCGCCGTCGTCAGCCGGGCGGTGGAGCCGGTGGTGCTCGCGGTGGCCGAACTGCTGGACAACGCGGCCCGGCACTCCCAGCCCAACACCACGGTGGAGGTCAACCTCCAGCCGGCGCACAACGGCGCCTGCGTCGTGATCGACGACGCCGGGGTCGGCATGGACGAGCGCGAGATCCGCCGGGCCGGCCAACTGCTCTCCGGACAGCGGGCGGTGGACGTCACCCAGCTCGGTGACCCGCCGCAGTTCGGCTTCGCGGTGATCGGCGTGCTCGCCGCCCGCTACGGCTTCAGCGTCTCCGTCGACACCCGCTCGCCGTACGGCGGGGTGCGCGCGGTGCTGTTCCTGCCGAGCGCCCTGCTGACCCAGCCCGAGCCCGAGACCGAATCGCAGCCGGCCGCCGCCGCGCTTCCGGCCCCGGCACCCGCCGCACCGCGCACGGCCGCCCCCGCGCCCGCCGAGGCCTTCCCCGCCGCCCCGCTCGGGCAGACCGTCGGCGGGCTGCCCAAGCGGCGCCGGCGGCACGCCTCGCCGGAGCAGGCCGCCGCCGTGCGGCCCGCCGCCGACGCCCCGCTCGGTTCGGAGGCCGACTGGGACGCCGCCTGGGGACGGTCCGCCGAGGACACCGCACGCCGGATGGGCGCCTTCGCCCGCGGCACCCGGGCCGGCCGCGCCGCCACCACCGATCCCGAAGGGACCCCGCAGGCATGA